The proteins below come from a single Psychrobacter sp. FDAARGOS_221 genomic window:
- a CDS encoding M20/M25/M40 family metallo-hydrolase, with product MVTTLPPLYGVTGEIDYHIHYPVTTNNSEAYLDIKNAATAVVGADNVKTGVEPSMASEDFSFMSQQVKGAYFWLGVDGNEPSKPLHNPAYDFNDDAIEIGIKVWVSLVESVLGTA from the coding sequence ATGGTTACTACTCTACCACCTTTATATGGTGTCACAGGAGAGATTGACTATCACATTCATTATCCAGTTACTACCAACAACAGTGAGGCTTATTTAGATATTAAAAACGCAGCAACTGCTGTCGTCGGCGCGGACAATGTGAAAACAGGCGTAGAGCCTTCTATGGCATCAGAAGACTTTTCATTTATGAGCCAGCAGGTAAAAGGCGCTTATTTTTGGTTAGGCGTTGATGGCAACGAACCATCGAAGCCACTTCATAACCCAGCTTATGACTTCAATGACGATGCGATAGAAATAGGCATTAAAGTTTGGGTATCCTTGGTTGAGTCAGTGTTAGGCACAGCTTAA
- a CDS encoding L-serine ammonia-lyase: MISLFDMFKIGIGPSSSHTMGPMVAAGMFLDEVTKQYALEEITRIQVGLFGSLASTGKGHATDTACILGLLGFKADKIDTTKVSEYLSPVLDNKILDLNHSYPIRFDYDTDIVWHPQNNLPHHPNGLSFTAFTQDGEKISRIYYSIGGGFVATEDEYAKTADNSASESSADSVGKKLESDTSADSVAITSDSRVPYPFRTGRQLLEQCEANNLSISEVMMANELAIRDEATINQHLDAVWNVMQECVRNGCNGEGILPGGLKVRRRAKKLHQELLEEQKDIRNDSDKLMAMDWVDLYALAVNEENANGGRVVTAPTNGAAGIIPAVMHYYRDFIPGYSQEGARKFLLAAAAIGTIIKENASISGAEVGCQGEVGSACAMAASGLAEILGLTPEQSTNAAEIGIEHNLGLTCDPIGGLVQVPCIERNAMAAVKAINAARLAARGDGEHHVSLDKAIATMKATGEDMMDKYKETAMGGLAVHAYNPQDGNVDGSRIEMVEVGVGYPQC; this comes from the coding sequence ATGATCAGCTTATTCGACATGTTTAAAATCGGAATTGGTCCATCAAGCTCACATACAATGGGGCCTATGGTTGCCGCTGGTATGTTCTTGGATGAAGTAACTAAACAATATGCCCTTGAAGAAATTACACGCATCCAAGTAGGCCTGTTTGGCTCTTTGGCATCAACCGGTAAAGGCCACGCAACAGATACGGCTTGTATTTTAGGTTTGCTCGGATTTAAAGCGGACAAAATTGACACAACCAAAGTTTCAGAGTATTTATCCCCTGTTCTAGACAACAAGATTTTAGATCTGAATCACAGTTATCCGATACGTTTTGACTACGATACCGATATCGTCTGGCATCCTCAAAACAACCTACCCCATCACCCCAATGGACTAAGCTTTACCGCCTTTACGCAAGACGGTGAAAAAATCAGCCGTATATACTACTCAATCGGTGGCGGCTTTGTTGCTACTGAAGATGAATACGCGAAAACCGCTGATAATTCAGCATCAGAATCATCTGCTGACAGCGTGGGTAAAAAATTAGAATCAGACACTTCAGCAGACAGTGTTGCTATTACTAGCGATAGCCGTGTTCCCTACCCATTTAGAACCGGTCGCCAGTTATTAGAGCAATGTGAAGCAAATAACTTAAGCATCAGCGAAGTGATGATGGCCAATGAACTAGCGATTCGCGATGAAGCAACCATCAATCAGCACTTAGATGCGGTGTGGAATGTCATGCAAGAGTGTGTACGCAATGGCTGTAACGGTGAAGGCATCCTGCCAGGTGGATTAAAGGTACGACGCCGTGCTAAAAAGCTACATCAAGAGCTACTTGAAGAACAAAAAGACATTCGCAATGATTCAGATAAACTGATGGCGATGGACTGGGTTGATTTATATGCGCTAGCGGTTAATGAAGAAAATGCCAATGGCGGTCGTGTGGTAACAGCCCCTACCAATGGTGCCGCTGGTATTATCCCTGCAGTGATGCATTATTATCGTGATTTTATACCAGGTTATAGCCAGGAGGGTGCTCGTAAGTTCTTATTAGCAGCAGCCGCTATCGGTACGATTATCAAAGAAAACGCTTCTATCTCGGGTGCTGAAGTGGGTTGTCAGGGTGAGGTCGGCTCTGCATGCGCTATGGCTGCATCAGGTCTTGCAGAAATATTAGGATTAACACCTGAGCAGTCGACCAATGCTGCTGAAATTGGCATTGAGCATAACTTAGGTTTAACCTGTGACCCAATCGGCGGGCTAGTGCAAGTGCCTTGTATTGAGCGTAACGCTATGGCAGCGGTCAAAGCCATTAACGCAGCACGACTTGCTGCGCGCGGTGATGGCGAACATCATGTGTCACTAGATAAAGCAATCGCGACCATGAAAGCCACAGGCGAAGACATGATGGACAAGTACAAAGAGACCGCTATGGGCGGACTTGCTGTGCATGCTTACAATCCTCAAGATGGTAACGTTGATGGCTCACGTATTGAGATGGTTGAGGTCGGCGTCGGTTATCCGCAGTGTTAA
- a CDS encoding amidohydrolase — protein MSISSQLLNETKQWRKQIHSEPELGFKEFKTSSFIVDKLTAFGIEVHQGLGVTGVVGTLKNGEGPTIGIRADIDALPIAEQTDVEYKSTHDNCMHACGHDGHTSILLGTAKYLSENKNFNGTIHFIFQPAEEVLGGAKAMIEDGLFDKFPMDAVYGLHNWPGLPVGQVAVNDGPMMASFDTFEITLTGKGTHAAMPHQGADPIAAGAALITNIQSIISRRISPLQSGVISVTQMNSGDTTNVIPDHAVLKGTVRSFDIDVRQSMQDMLRWLLLYHLYMVSQERLTITFIIQLLPTTVRLI, from the coding sequence GTGTCTATCAGCTCGCAGTTATTAAACGAAACCAAACAATGGCGAAAACAGATACACAGTGAGCCAGAGTTGGGATTTAAAGAATTCAAAACCTCATCCTTTATAGTCGATAAATTAACCGCCTTTGGCATTGAAGTACATCAAGGTTTAGGTGTTACCGGCGTTGTAGGTACATTAAAAAATGGTGAGGGGCCAACCATAGGCATTAGAGCCGATATTGATGCGTTACCGATTGCAGAGCAAACCGATGTTGAATATAAGTCAACACATGACAACTGTATGCATGCGTGTGGGCACGATGGACATACCTCTATCTTATTAGGCACGGCAAAATATCTTAGTGAAAATAAAAACTTTAATGGCACTATTCATTTTATTTTTCAGCCAGCTGAAGAAGTATTAGGTGGTGCCAAAGCAATGATAGAAGATGGCTTGTTTGATAAATTTCCAATGGATGCTGTCTATGGCTTGCACAACTGGCCAGGGTTACCCGTAGGTCAAGTTGCTGTTAATGATGGCCCTATGATGGCATCTTTTGATACCTTTGAAATTACCTTAACTGGTAAAGGCACGCATGCTGCTATGCCACACCAAGGCGCAGATCCTATTGCAGCAGGTGCCGCGCTGATAACCAATATCCAGTCAATTATCTCGCGCCGAATATCTCCTCTGCAATCTGGTGTAATCAGTGTCACTCAGATGAACAGCGGCGATACAACTAATGTTATTCCAGATCATGCGGTATTAAAAGGTACGGTACGCAGCTTTGATATAGATGTCCGTCAGTCTATGCAAGATATGCTCAGATGGTTACTACTCTACCACCTTTATATGGTGTCACAGGAGAGATTGACTATCACATTCATTATCCAGTTACTACCAACAACAGTGAGGCTTATTTAG
- a CDS encoding DEAD/DEAH box helicase, with amino-acid sequence MSNLDNLLNNALTDTADAENAQGVIQSDDDLSFVDLELAPELIDALTASGYTMPTPIQAQAIPPAMAGRDLLLSAQTGSGKTAAFVLPMLDKIIRDKATNKVVHTVILTPTRELANQVSDSVRQYSSKTRNIFSVPLVGGAPYGGQIRALNKGVQVIIATPGRFIDHMNSGRIDLSELDILILDEADRMLDMGFAEDIEKVMKAAPKTRQTIMCSATWDGPVGKIAASFTNNPERIDIKAETKHIDETVYYADDFNHKNRLLDTLLTQKDVNQAIIFAATKRSCETLAKSLKEQGHKASFLHGDLPQAKRSRIINDVKSGKITILVATDVAARGIDVSGITHVFNYDLPRQTEDYVHRIGRSGRAGRTGIAINICSIDDRPQLEAINRYLKRTMSVEEIEGMEPKKNTKDMKVGSGAGRGRGGNRRGGGPGAGNRRGGNGGGGYRGKSADNAGGERRGNGAGRPSGKPTGRRFGKPAGSSAGAGKPGGQRRSAASRSGEGRPARRSNNG; translated from the coding sequence ATGTCAAATTTAGACAACCTTCTTAACAACGCCCTTACCGATACAGCTGATGCTGAAAACGCACAAGGCGTTATCCAATCTGATGACGATTTAAGCTTTGTAGACCTAGAGTTAGCGCCAGAGTTAATCGACGCGCTTACCGCTAGTGGCTATACCATGCCTACCCCAATTCAAGCGCAAGCTATCCCACCTGCTATGGCCGGTCGTGACTTATTACTGTCTGCCCAAACTGGTAGTGGTAAAACAGCTGCTTTCGTATTACCAATGCTTGACAAAATCATCCGTGATAAAGCAACCAATAAAGTTGTGCACACCGTGATTCTAACGCCAACCCGTGAACTTGCAAACCAAGTAAGCGATAGCGTACGTCAGTATAGCTCAAAAACTCGCAATATCTTTAGCGTACCTTTAGTCGGCGGCGCGCCTTACGGCGGTCAGATTCGTGCACTAAATAAAGGTGTTCAAGTTATCATTGCAACCCCAGGTCGTTTCATCGATCATATGAATTCAGGTCGTATCGACTTGTCAGAATTAGACATTCTAATTCTTGATGAAGCCGATCGCATGCTTGACATGGGCTTTGCTGAAGACATCGAAAAAGTAATGAAAGCGGCGCCAAAAACTCGTCAAACCATTATGTGTTCTGCAACGTGGGATGGTCCTGTCGGCAAGATTGCTGCCAGCTTCACCAACAACCCAGAACGTATCGATATCAAAGCTGAAACCAAGCACATTGACGAAACTGTTTACTATGCAGATGACTTTAATCATAAAAACCGTCTGCTAGATACGCTATTAACTCAAAAAGATGTGAATCAAGCGATTATCTTTGCTGCTACAAAGCGTAGCTGTGAGACATTGGCTAAGAGCCTAAAAGAGCAAGGCCATAAAGCCAGCTTCTTACATGGTGACTTACCACAAGCCAAGCGTAGTCGTATCATTAATGATGTGAAATCTGGCAAAATCACTATCCTAGTTGCAACTGACGTTGCTGCTCGCGGTATTGATGTGAGCGGTATTACTCACGTATTCAACTATGACTTACCACGTCAAACAGAAGATTACGTGCATCGCATCGGTCGTAGTGGTCGTGCCGGCCGTACTGGTATCGCTATTAATATCTGTAGCATCGATGACCGTCCACAACTTGAAGCCATCAACCGTTATTTAAAACGTACCATGTCAGTTGAAGAAATCGAAGGCATGGAGCCTAAGAAAAACACCAAAGACATGAAAGTCGGTAGTGGTGCTGGTCGTGGACGTGGCGGTAATCGTCGTGGCGGCGGTCCAGGTGCAGGCAACCGTCGTGGTGGCAATGGTGGCGGAGGCTATCGTGGCAAATCAGCTGATAACGCTGGTGGTGAAAGACGTGGCAATGGTGCCGGTCGCCCAAGTGGCAAGCCTACCGGCCGTCGCTTTGGTAAACCTGCTGGCTCAAGCGCTGGTGCTGGTAAGCCAGGTGGACAACGCCGCAGTGCAGCTTCTCGTTCAGGCGAAGGCCGTCCAGCCCGTCGCAGCAACAATGGCTAG
- the yghU gene encoding glutathione-dependent disulfide-bond oxidoreductase, which yields MSNDINNNNSYTPPKVWQPVEGNGGKFANTNRPTAGARQQQTLPVGDKPLQLYSLNTPNGIKVNILLEELAELGIEQAAYDAYKIDIMEGDQFGSDFVDINPNSKIPALVDYSDKQNPVKLFESGAILTYLAQKFDKFIPKPSDNSKDSQKYADYLSWSMWQMASAPYVGGGFGHFFNYAPYPMQYPIDRFTMETKRQLDVLDQHLADNEYMLGDGNDNYSIVDMLIWPWYGRLALDQSYERAGEFLQVDQYSNLQRWAKQIAKRPAVQRAVELELTPLS from the coding sequence ATGAGTAACGATATCAATAACAATAACAGTTACACCCCACCAAAAGTTTGGCAGCCAGTAGAAGGTAATGGCGGTAAGTTCGCCAACACCAACAGACCAACTGCAGGTGCCCGCCAACAGCAAACCTTGCCTGTCGGTGATAAGCCACTACAGTTATATTCGCTAAACACGCCAAATGGCATCAAGGTGAATATACTGTTAGAAGAGTTGGCGGAATTAGGCATTGAGCAGGCCGCTTATGATGCTTATAAAATAGACATCATGGAAGGCGATCAATTCGGCTCTGACTTTGTTGATATTAACCCTAACTCAAAGATTCCAGCATTGGTTGATTATAGTGATAAGCAAAATCCAGTGAAGTTATTTGAGTCAGGCGCCATTTTGACCTATCTGGCGCAAAAGTTTGATAAATTCATACCTAAGCCTAGCGACAATTCAAAGGACAGCCAAAAATATGCAGATTATTTAAGCTGGAGTATGTGGCAAATGGCGAGCGCCCCTTATGTAGGTGGCGGCTTTGGTCACTTCTTTAACTATGCCCCATATCCAATGCAATATCCAATTGATAGATTCACTATGGAAACCAAGCGTCAATTGGATGTTTTAGACCAACATTTAGCCGACAATGAATATATGCTTGGCGATGGTAATGACAACTATAGTATTGTCGATATGTTGATTTGGCCATGGTACGGCCGCTTGGCTTTGGATCAGTCGTATGAGCGAGCAGGGGAGTTCTTACAAGTTGATCAGTATAGCAACCTACAACGCTGGGCCAAGCAAATTGCGAAGCGTCCTGCAGTACAACGTGCGGTTGAACTAGAGTTAACACCGCTTAGTTAA
- a CDS encoding DHA2 family efflux MFS transporter permease subunit — protein MTKTPTSSDNSSSTAESNIKLTETQLKFLPYVMAVALFMQILDGTILNTALPQMAIALGESPLKMQWAVISYALTLAIFIPVSGFLADKYGTRKVFLSSIVVFTLGSLFCAMSSDLNMLVISRVFQGVGGAMMTPVARLILFKSYPRNKLLTVMNYAVIPALIAPLIGPLLGGYLVQYVSWHWIFLMNIPMGIIGFLVALKYVPELKELVARFDWLGFGLFAFAAALLTLAVEMVSRPNDTLLGSVLIAVGIGLLLAYVGHAKRSKAPLFPLSLFSVRTFRVGISGNLFTRLGISAVPYLLPILLQVAFEYTPSQAGWLLMPIAAGSMTIKPWVSKIIRTFSYRKVLVANTTILGLLIISIGYFDASMPWYWIAPILFVMGCCNSLQFSAMNTITIGDLKGTQTSSGNSLMAVNQQLAMSFGIAFGAAVLAIFSDRLHFETTAAFSSTFWVMGIVTITSGLYFLRLNSDDGQGMY, from the coding sequence ATGACTAAAACACCTACCTCCTCAGATAATAGCTCAAGCACAGCTGAATCAAACATCAAGCTGACAGAAACGCAGCTAAAGTTTTTGCCCTATGTGATGGCTGTTGCGTTATTTATGCAAATTTTGGATGGCACCATTCTCAATACCGCGTTGCCGCAAATGGCAATCGCCTTGGGCGAGTCTCCTCTTAAGATGCAATGGGCGGTTATTAGTTACGCCTTAACTTTGGCTATCTTTATTCCGGTCAGTGGGTTCTTAGCCGATAAATACGGCACACGCAAGGTGTTTTTATCCTCTATTGTGGTGTTTACTTTAGGCTCATTATTTTGTGCCATGTCGTCTGACTTGAATATGCTTGTTATATCACGCGTATTCCAAGGTGTTGGCGGTGCGATGATGACCCCTGTGGCGCGCTTGATTTTATTTAAGTCCTATCCTCGCAATAAGCTATTAACGGTAATGAATTACGCGGTTATCCCAGCACTAATTGCGCCTTTAATTGGACCGTTATTGGGCGGATACTTGGTGCAGTATGTCAGCTGGCACTGGATTTTCTTAATGAATATTCCTATGGGTATCATTGGTTTTTTAGTGGCGTTAAAGTATGTGCCTGAGCTAAAAGAACTGGTTGCCCGATTTGATTGGTTAGGCTTTGGGTTGTTTGCGTTCGCTGCAGCGTTATTAACCTTAGCGGTAGAGATGGTATCACGCCCTAATGACACCCTGCTAGGCAGCGTTTTAATTGCAGTGGGTATTGGCTTATTACTAGCTTATGTCGGACACGCCAAACGCTCTAAAGCACCGTTATTTCCATTGTCTTTATTCTCGGTACGTACCTTCCGAGTCGGCATCAGTGGTAACTTATTTACGCGACTGGGTATCAGTGCCGTACCCTACTTGCTGCCTATTTTATTACAGGTAGCCTTTGAATATACCCCATCGCAGGCAGGCTGGTTGTTAATGCCCATTGCTGCAGGCTCGATGACTATTAAGCCATGGGTGAGTAAGATTATTCGTACCTTCTCTTATCGTAAAGTTCTGGTTGCCAACACCACTATTTTAGGCTTACTAATCATCAGTATTGGTTATTTTGATGCCAGTATGCCCTGGTACTGGATAGCACCGATATTGTTTGTGATGGGCTGTTGTAATTCGCTACAATTTAGCGCGATGAACACCATTACCATTGGTGATTTAAAGGGCACTCAGACCAGTAGTGGTAATAGCTTAATGGCGGTTAACCAACAATTAGCAATGAGCTTTGGCATTGCTTTTGGTGCTGCTGTATTGGCTATTTTTAGTGATCGTCTGCATTTTGAAACCACGGCTGCATTTAGCAGTACATTTTGGGTTATGGGTATCGTAACCATCACCTCTGGCTTGTATTTCCTAAGATTGAATTCAGATGATGGCCAGGGAATGTACTAA
- a CDS encoding DsbA family protein gives MKITYWSDYACPYCYIGEVRLDKAIAQLQSQNELTDNVDIELKAFQLDPNAPLTATGSTLERLAQKYGISAEQARQQIANISQTAREEGLDFDYTDTLFTNTMDAHRLTKYVQQNQPEFADSFKKAVYKAYFIDKKELANRQVLASIASDIGLNVDVNALLDSDEYKEEVAVDQQQAMQLGVRGVPYFVINDKYAIPGAMAQADFENALRQIYQESLDS, from the coding sequence ATGAAAATTACTTATTGGTCGGACTATGCATGCCCGTATTGCTACATTGGTGAAGTAAGACTGGATAAAGCCATCGCTCAGTTACAGTCGCAAAATGAACTCACTGACAATGTAGATATAGAGCTCAAAGCATTTCAATTAGATCCTAATGCACCACTAACGGCTACTGGTTCAACCCTTGAACGCTTGGCACAAAAGTATGGTATCAGCGCTGAGCAAGCTCGCCAGCAGATTGCAAATATTTCTCAGACTGCAAGAGAGGAGGGGTTAGACTTCGATTACACCGATACCTTGTTTACCAATACCATGGATGCACACAGACTGACTAAATACGTGCAACAAAACCAACCTGAATTTGCCGACAGCTTTAAAAAGGCGGTATATAAAGCTTATTTTATCGATAAGAAAGAGTTGGCCAATCGTCAGGTATTAGCCTCAATTGCCAGTGATATTGGTTTAAACGTTGATGTGAATGCACTGCTTGATAGTGATGAGTATAAAGAAGAGGTAGCTGTTGACCAGCAACAGGCAATGCAATTAGGGGTGCGCGGTGTACCTTATTTTGTAATTAATGATAAATATGCGATTCCAGGCGCGATGGCACAAGCTGATTTTGAGAATGCATTAAGACAGATTTATCAAGAATCGTTAGATAGTTAA
- a CDS encoding DHA2 family efflux MFS transporter permease subunit has product MSNTKTPAAEDEAAEQDAPKVKLSAKQLKYLPTVLAIALFMQILDASILNTALPEMAKALDASPLKMQWAIISYALTLAIFIPVSGYLADKYGTKKVFLFAIVIFCLGSLLCALAPNLTYLVGFRLIQGVGGAMMTPVARLVLVKSYPRSQLLTVMNYALIPALVAPLVGPLIGGYLVQYASWHWIFLINVPMGVLGLILTVNLIPDLKEDAGKLDWRGFILFAVAAAMLTLAVEMLSKSGQGTTGLGLIVFSLILLAGYIYHARRCDHAIFPISLFSVRTFKVGIIGNLFTRIGISAIPYLLPLILQVEFKYTPSQAGWLLTPIAVGAIGIKPLVSPIIRKFSYQKVLLVNTFFVGLLIIVLAQFDASMSWVWLVPLLVVMGACNSLQFSALNTITVADLKGSLTSSGNSLMAVNQQLAISFGIAIGASILAIFTDRLHFDTVTSFHATYYVLGIFTILSGLHFLHLNTEDGRGVY; this is encoded by the coding sequence ATGTCAAATACTAAAACCCCTGCCGCAGAAGATGAAGCGGCTGAACAAGATGCGCCAAAAGTAAAACTTAGTGCCAAACAATTAAAATATCTACCTACTGTCCTCGCGATTGCACTATTTATGCAAATCCTAGACGCCAGCATCCTAAACACTGCTTTACCAGAGATGGCCAAAGCCTTAGACGCCTCACCACTAAAAATGCAATGGGCCATTATCAGTTACGCTCTAACTTTGGCTATCTTTATACCAGTCAGTGGGTACCTAGCGGATAAGTATGGCACCAAAAAAGTGTTCTTATTTGCCATTGTTATCTTCTGTCTGGGCTCCCTACTATGTGCATTGGCACCAAACTTAACTTATTTGGTTGGATTTCGTCTGATTCAGGGTGTTGGCGGCGCAATGATGACCCCTGTGGCACGCTTAGTGTTAGTCAAGTCTTATCCACGTAGCCAGTTATTAACCGTCATGAACTACGCATTAATCCCTGCACTGGTCGCCCCTTTGGTAGGTCCTTTGATCGGTGGCTACTTAGTGCAGTACGCCAGTTGGCATTGGATCTTTTTAATTAACGTGCCTATGGGCGTATTGGGTCTGATATTGACCGTTAACCTCATTCCTGATTTAAAAGAAGATGCTGGCAAGCTTGATTGGCGAGGCTTTATATTATTTGCAGTCGCTGCAGCAATGTTAACACTAGCGGTTGAAATGCTATCAAAGTCTGGACAAGGCACAACAGGTCTTGGTTTGATAGTATTCTCACTGATACTACTGGCTGGTTATATTTACCACGCACGCCGCTGTGATCATGCCATTTTCCCTATTTCATTATTTTCAGTACGCACCTTTAAGGTGGGTATCATTGGCAACTTGTTTACCCGTATTGGTATTAGCGCCATTCCCTATTTGTTACCATTAATCCTACAAGTTGAGTTTAAATATACCCCCTCACAAGCTGGCTGGCTATTAACGCCTATTGCGGTGGGTGCAATAGGCATCAAACCTTTGGTCAGTCCTATCATTCGTAAGTTTAGTTACCAAAAAGTGTTATTGGTAAATACCTTTTTTGTAGGGCTACTTATTATCGTATTAGCGCAGTTTGACGCCAGTATGTCATGGGTTTGGCTTGTCCCTTTATTAGTGGTTATGGGCGCTTGTAACTCATTGCAGTTTAGTGCGTTAAATACCATTACTGTAGCTGACCTTAAAGGCTCATTGACCAGTAGCGGTAATAGCTTGATGGCAGTTAATCAACAATTGGCCATTAGCTTTGGTATTGCAATCGGCGCCAGTATCCTGGCTATCTTTACCGATCGATTACATTTTGATACGGTCACCTCGTTTCATGCGACCTATTATGTATTAGGCATCTTTACCATACTATCCGGGCTTCATTTCCTACATTTGAACACCGAAGATGGCCGCGGTGTCTATTAA
- the gdhA gene encoding NADP-specific glutamate dehydrogenase, which produces MSMQNVIDIIEERYPHQPEFIQAVKEVASTIQVVYDRDPNFAKYKVFERLTEPDRIISFRINWEDDEGNIQINRGWRVQFSNAIGPYKGGIRFHPTVNESILKFLGFEQIFKNALTGLPMGGAKGGSDFNPEGKSDNEIRRFCYAFIRELYHYIGQDMDVPAGDIGVSGREVSYMFAMYKNLSHEYTGVLTGKGVGFGGSLCRSEATGYGAVYFLQNMLNARNDKMEGKTVLVSGAGNVAVHAAEKALALGAKVITLSDSKGTLYDELGFTQEKIDWVKRQKAARRPLFEYHREFGGLWLPGKKPWEFDGDIAIPCATQNEVTEADARNMFEHGIRYIVEGANMPLDAEAIDFVREKKMHYAPGKAANAGGVAVSGLEMSQNSVRQYRSFEDVDQQLQVIMKNIHDDAAAAAEEYGFNCDECIDYMSGANIAGYNRVANALIAYGILN; this is translated from the coding sequence ATGAGTATGCAAAACGTCATCGATATCATTGAAGAACGCTATCCACATCAACCTGAGTTTATTCAAGCGGTGAAAGAAGTCGCAAGTACCATCCAGGTTGTTTATGATCGTGATCCAAACTTTGCAAAATATAAAGTATTTGAACGTCTTACTGAACCAGATCGCATCATTAGCTTTCGAATCAATTGGGAAGATGATGAAGGCAATATCCAAATCAACCGCGGCTGGCGAGTCCAATTCAGCAATGCGATAGGTCCTTACAAAGGCGGCATTCGCTTCCATCCAACTGTCAACGAATCTATTCTTAAGTTCCTAGGCTTCGAACAAATCTTCAAAAATGCATTAACTGGTTTACCGATGGGCGGTGCAAAAGGCGGCTCTGACTTTAATCCAGAGGGCAAATCTGACAACGAAATCCGTCGCTTCTGTTACGCTTTCATCCGCGAGCTATACCACTATATTGGCCAAGATATGGACGTCCCTGCTGGTGACATCGGTGTCAGCGGCCGCGAAGTTAGCTACATGTTCGCCATGTACAAAAACCTAAGCCATGAATATACAGGTGTATTAACCGGTAAAGGCGTTGGTTTTGGTGGTAGCTTATGCCGTTCTGAAGCAACCGGCTATGGCGCGGTCTACTTCTTACAGAACATGCTCAATGCACGCAATGACAAAATGGAAGGTAAAACCGTTCTAGTATCAGGTGCGGGTAACGTTGCGGTACATGCTGCAGAAAAAGCATTGGCTTTAGGGGCAAAAGTCATTACTTTATCTGACTCTAAAGGTACCTTATATGATGAGCTTGGCTTTACTCAAGAAAAAATCGATTGGGTAAAACGTCAAAAAGCGGCACGTCGCCCACTATTTGAATACCATCGTGAATTTGGTGGCTTATGGTTACCTGGTAAAAAACCTTGGGAGTTTGATGGTGATATCGCAATCCCATGTGCCACTCAAAACGAAGTGACTGAAGCCGATGCTAGAAACATGTTTGAGCATGGTATCCGCTACATCGTAGAAGGCGCTAATATGCCTCTAGATGCTGAAGCCATTGACTTTGTACGTGAGAAAAAGATGCACTATGCACCAGGTAAAGCTGCTAATGCTGGTGGTGTTGCGGTATCTGGCTTAGAGATGTCTCAAAACTCAGTACGTCAGTATCGTAGCTTTGAAGATGTTGATCAACAACTGCAAGTTATCATGAAAAACATCCATGATGATGCAGCAGCAGCGGCAGAAGAATATGGCTTTAACTGTGATGAATGCATCGATTATATGTCAGGTGCCAACATTGCTGGCTATAACCGCGTTGCCAATGCGTTGATTGCTTACGGTATTTTGAACTAA